The proteins below come from a single Rhodanobacter sp. LX-99 genomic window:
- a CDS encoding BatD family protein, which translates to MLALIPALASAVEVTATLDRDHVQLGETVTLNVRVQGDAGGVAAPDLRALSQDFQLLGTSQNNSLSVINGQASSELTFGVALRPRHVGVLQIPALSVAGSRTAPLQLTVTAPDPAAAAATQRDVFMESQVEPAHGYVGQQLTYVVRLYYANRIGGDAPPPPQADGVEVSALGKGLNYDAERGGRTYHVLEQRYALIPQHAGKVEIPPVDFQGEAADPNDPNSFFGATVPVSASAPAQMIEVKPAPADWGGSAWLPARQLSLSLDGWPTAQDAPPRVGQPLNLTMNLQASGLSYEALPALSLPPLDGATVYPDKPVTGNRQDGQWIIGRRQQSFAIVPERAGTLTIPATTLKWWNVLTDKMEVAQIPAHSVTVLPAVGAAATPPPAPAAAVDSGVAGNTVPGATTPTPWRWIALASLGLWLLSVLAWWLWQRRRRASPVMPTAAARTSTRSCQLAFLAAARGSDPAAQVRTLLAWARAERPAIQHLGELSAALDDASQRAAIETLQQRHYAATPSHDAGANLAEAFKRGFAWRAPEATDESSGLPPLYPFKLH; encoded by the coding sequence ATGCTGGCGCTGATCCCGGCGCTGGCCAGTGCGGTCGAGGTGACCGCCACGCTGGATCGCGACCACGTGCAACTGGGCGAAACGGTGACGCTCAACGTGCGCGTCCAGGGCGATGCCGGCGGCGTCGCCGCGCCCGACCTGCGCGCGCTGAGCCAGGACTTCCAGTTGCTCGGCACTTCGCAGAACAACAGCCTCAGCGTGATCAACGGCCAGGCCAGCTCGGAACTGACCTTCGGCGTGGCACTGCGTCCGCGCCACGTCGGCGTGCTGCAGATTCCCGCCCTGAGCGTGGCCGGCAGCCGCACCGCGCCGCTGCAGCTCACCGTGACGGCGCCGGACCCGGCCGCGGCCGCCGCCACGCAGCGCGACGTCTTCATGGAATCGCAGGTCGAGCCGGCGCACGGCTATGTCGGCCAGCAGCTGACCTACGTGGTGCGCCTGTACTACGCCAACCGCATCGGCGGCGACGCGCCGCCGCCACCGCAGGCCGACGGCGTGGAAGTCAGCGCGCTCGGCAAGGGCCTGAACTACGATGCGGAGCGCGGCGGGCGTACGTATCACGTGCTGGAACAACGTTACGCGCTGATTCCGCAGCACGCCGGAAAGGTCGAGATTCCCCCGGTGGATTTCCAGGGCGAGGCCGCCGATCCGAACGATCCCAACAGCTTCTTCGGCGCCACCGTGCCGGTCAGCGCCAGTGCGCCGGCGCAGATGATCGAGGTGAAACCGGCGCCCGCCGACTGGGGCGGCAGCGCGTGGCTGCCGGCGCGCCAGCTGAGCCTGAGCCTGGACGGCTGGCCCACCGCGCAGGATGCGCCGCCGCGGGTCGGCCAGCCGCTGAACCTCACCATGAACCTGCAGGCCAGCGGCCTGTCGTACGAGGCGCTGCCGGCGCTGAGCCTGCCGCCGCTGGACGGCGCCACGGTGTATCCGGACAAGCCGGTCACCGGCAACCGCCAGGATGGCCAGTGGATCATCGGCCGGCGCCAGCAGTCGTTCGCGATCGTGCCCGAGCGCGCCGGCACGCTGACCATCCCCGCCACCACCCTGAAGTGGTGGAACGTGCTGACCGACAAGATGGAAGTGGCACAGATTCCCGCGCACAGCGTCACCGTGCTGCCGGCGGTCGGTGCGGCTGCCACGCCGCCGCCCGCACCAGCCGCAGCGGTGGACAGCGGTGTCGCCGGCAACACCGTCCCGGGCGCGACGACACCCACGCCATGGCGCTGGATCGCATTGGCCAGCCTCGGCCTGTGGCTGCTCAGCGTGCTGGCCTGGTGGCTGTGGCAGCGCCGCCGGCGCGCGTCGCCGGTGATGCCGACGGCTGCGGCGCGCACCTCGACGCGCAGCTGCCAGCTGGCCTTTCTTGCCGCGGCGCGCGGCAGCGATCCGGCCGCGCAGGTGCGCACCTTGCTGGCCTGGGCGCGCGCGGAGCGGCCGGCGATCCAGCACCTGGGCGAGTTGTCGGCGGCGCTGGACGATGCCTCGCAACGCGCGGCGATCGAAACCCTGCAGCAACGCCACTACGCGGCCACGCCGTCACACGATGCCGGCGCGAACCTGGCCGAAGCGTTCAAGCGCGGCTTCGCCTGGCGTGCCCCGGAGGCGACCGACGAAAGCTCGGGTTTGCCGCCGCTGTATCCGTTCAAGCTGCATTGA
- a CDS encoding tetratricopeptide repeat protein: protein MSELLQQFHFLRPWWLAALLLLPLLGWLGARRNVAQVELSRLVDAELLPHLLRGRAGNRSLPLWLFALGWTLCTLALAGPTWSRVEQPLYASRAAQVVAISLSQHMLARDVAPSRLDRARYKARDLLRANQDGLNALVGYAGEAFVVAPLTSDAHSLDDLLEAMAPDTMPVDGDNAAAAIERGVELIRDGKASGGSLVLITDQADAAAAAAARKANAAGVQVSVLGVGTPQGGPVPLPDGGFLRDAQGSMLLARRDDAALAALAAAGGGRYVAMSADRRDVDALHAQLRSAKATLADGQVGDAWQDRGAWLLLPLLLVVALAFRRGWLLLLPLVVLPLWPATAAATTWQDLWQRRDQQAAQALRAGDAKQAQQLARDPAWRGAAAYRAGDYAAAAQALQQAPGGDAAYNLGNTLAKQGAYQKALAAYDHALQLDPANADAKANRQAVEDWLRRQQQQPSDQKEHEGHGGKQNQSSQGEQGKSGKQDAKDRSSAADAAEPSGQPGQDGKSQAQDQSGKNESQQGRSEQGGADQPEPQTAQQQAEQQAQAEQARQALKQQMDAALAKPGDGKAGHQLGALAKDDPQAKLPADLRHALQRVPDDPGALLRRKFELEYQQRHGGAPSEDGQP from the coding sequence ATGAGCGAACTGCTGCAGCAATTCCATTTCCTGCGGCCGTGGTGGCTGGCCGCGCTGCTCCTGTTGCCGCTGCTGGGTTGGCTCGGCGCGCGCCGCAACGTGGCGCAGGTGGAACTGTCGCGGCTGGTCGATGCCGAACTGCTGCCGCACCTGCTGCGCGGGCGCGCCGGCAACCGCAGCCTGCCGCTGTGGCTGTTCGCGCTGGGCTGGACGCTGTGCACACTGGCCCTGGCCGGACCGACATGGAGCCGCGTCGAGCAGCCGCTGTATGCGAGCCGTGCGGCGCAGGTGGTGGCGATCTCGCTGTCGCAACACATGCTGGCGCGCGACGTGGCGCCGAGCCGGCTCGATCGCGCACGCTACAAGGCGCGCGACCTGCTGCGCGCCAACCAGGACGGCCTCAATGCGCTGGTCGGCTACGCCGGCGAGGCTTTCGTGGTGGCGCCGTTGACCTCCGATGCGCACAGCCTCGACGACCTGCTCGAGGCGATGGCGCCGGACACCATGCCGGTGGACGGCGACAACGCGGCCGCGGCGATCGAGCGCGGCGTGGAGTTGATCCGCGACGGCAAGGCCAGCGGCGGTTCACTGGTGCTGATCACCGACCAGGCCGATGCCGCGGCCGCGGCCGCCGCGCGCAAGGCGAACGCCGCCGGCGTGCAGGTGTCGGTGCTTGGCGTGGGCACGCCGCAGGGCGGTCCGGTGCCGTTGCCCGATGGCGGCTTCCTGCGCGATGCGCAGGGCAGCATGCTGCTGGCCCGTCGCGACGATGCCGCGCTCGCGGCGCTGGCCGCTGCCGGCGGGGGCCGCTACGTGGCGATGAGCGCAGACCGGCGCGACGTCGACGCGCTGCATGCGCAACTGCGCAGCGCGAAGGCGACGCTGGCCGACGGGCAGGTCGGCGACGCCTGGCAGGACCGCGGTGCGTGGCTGCTGCTGCCGCTGCTGCTGGTGGTGGCGCTGGCGTTCCGCCGCGGCTGGCTGCTGTTGCTGCCGCTGGTCGTGCTGCCGTTATGGCCGGCTACGGCCGCGGCGACGACGTGGCAGGACCTTTGGCAGCGCCGCGACCAGCAGGCTGCACAGGCCTTGCGCGCGGGTGACGCGAAGCAGGCGCAACAGCTCGCGCGCGATCCCGCCTGGCGTGGCGCGGCAGCGTATCGCGCCGGCGACTACGCCGCCGCGGCGCAGGCCCTGCAGCAGGCGCCCGGCGGCGACGCGGCGTACAACCTCGGCAACACGCTGGCGAAACAGGGCGCATACCAGAAGGCGCTCGCGGCCTACGACCATGCATTGCAGCTCGACCCGGCCAACGCCGATGCGAAGGCGAACCGCCAGGCGGTCGAGGACTGGCTGCGCCGGCAGCAACAGCAGCCGTCGGACCAGAAGGAACACGAGGGCCACGGCGGCAAGCAGAACCAGTCGTCGCAGGGCGAGCAGGGCAAGAGCGGCAAGCAGGATGCGAAGGATCGGTCGTCCGCAGCGGACGCCGCCGAGCCGTCCGGCCAGCCGGGCCAGGATGGCAAGTCGCAGGCGCAGGATCAGTCCGGCAAAAACGAGTCGCAGCAGGGCAGGTCCGAGCAGGGTGGCGCCGATCAGCCCGAGCCGCAGACCGCGCAGCAGCAGGCCGAGCAGCAGGCGCAGGCGGAACAGGCGCGGCAGGCGTTGAAGCAGCAGATGGACGCCGCGCTGGCGAAGCCGGGCGACGGCAAGGCCGGGCACCAGCTCGGCGCGCTGGCCAAGGACGATCCGCAGGCGAAGTTGCCGGCCGACCTGCGCCACGCCCTGCAGCGCGTGCCGGACGACCCCGGCGCCCTGCTGCGGCGCAAGTTCGAACTGGAATACCAGCAGCGCCACGGCGGCGCACCGAGCGAGGATGGACAGCCGTGA
- a CDS encoding VWA domain-containing protein gives MPEFAWPWVIVLLPLPWLLRRWLRPAAPGQALHLPQPGVRLATVAGNRARGATPWLLALAWLCLLAAAARPQWVGPPQAQQRSGRALMLAVDLSGSMRTGDMQLAGQDVSRFGAVEAIAGDFISRRSGDEMGLILFGSQAFLVTPLTYDLTAVRAQLQGAAVGLAGTETAIGDAIAVAVKRLSALPEQARVLVLLTDGVNNAGSIAPRDAARAAKAAGVRIYTIGIGATRMRIPGFFGSQLVNPSADLDADMLTDIANETGGRFFRATDSGELADAYRAIDALEPMPQHGPSLRPRHELFRWPLLAAIALLLLVIVPRRFARARELPA, from the coding sequence ATGCCTGAGTTCGCCTGGCCCTGGGTGATCGTGCTGCTGCCGCTGCCGTGGCTGCTGCGCCGCTGGCTGCGTCCGGCCGCGCCGGGGCAGGCGCTGCATCTGCCGCAGCCGGGTGTGCGACTGGCTACCGTCGCCGGCAACCGCGCTCGCGGCGCTACGCCGTGGCTGCTGGCGCTGGCCTGGCTGTGCCTGCTGGCCGCGGCGGCGCGGCCGCAATGGGTGGGGCCGCCGCAGGCGCAGCAGCGCAGCGGGCGCGCGCTGATGCTGGCGGTGGACCTGTCCGGCAGCATGCGCACCGGCGACATGCAACTGGCCGGCCAGGACGTCAGCCGCTTCGGTGCGGTCGAGGCGATCGCCGGCGACTTCATCAGCCGCCGCAGCGGCGACGAGATGGGGCTGATCCTGTTCGGCAGCCAGGCCTTCCTGGTGACGCCGCTGACCTACGACCTCACTGCGGTGCGCGCGCAGCTGCAGGGCGCGGCGGTAGGGCTGGCCGGCACCGAGACGGCGATCGGCGACGCCATCGCGGTGGCGGTGAAGCGGCTGTCAGCCTTGCCCGAACAGGCGCGCGTGCTGGTGCTGCTCACCGACGGCGTCAACAACGCCGGCAGCATCGCGCCGCGCGACGCGGCGCGCGCGGCGAAGGCGGCCGGCGTGCGCATCTACACCATCGGCATCGGCGCCACACGCATGCGCATTCCCGGTTTCTTCGGCAGCCAGTTGGTCAACCCCTCGGCCGACCTCGATGCGGACATGCTCACCGACATCGCCAACGAGACCGGCGGGCGCTTCTTCCGCGCCACCGACAGCGGCGAGCTGGCCGACGCGTATCGCGCGATCGACGCGCTGGAACCGATGCCGCAGCACGGCCCTAGCCTGCGTCCGCGGCATGAGCTGTTCCGCTGGCCGCTGCTGGCCGCGATTGCGCTGCTGTTGCTGGTGATCGTGCCGCGCCGCTTCGCCCGTGCACGGGAGCTGCCCGCATGA
- a CDS encoding DUF4381 domain-containing protein, with translation MRDIHLPPEPSWWPPAPGWWLLAALALALLLAGIWWWRGHRRALRQRRQVLGELDRFAQQHQRDGDGLALASALHQLLRRVARQHDAQAARQRGDAWRRTLARVPVDTATLQQLLALDRQVYRPPAPFDHAASVMAVRSWLRLALKPANWKPAATERADA, from the coding sequence TTGCGCGATATCCATCTGCCGCCCGAGCCGTCCTGGTGGCCGCCGGCCCCGGGCTGGTGGCTGCTCGCCGCGCTGGCACTGGCGCTGCTGCTGGCCGGCATCTGGTGGTGGCGAGGGCATCGCCGCGCGCTTCGCCAGCGTCGCCAAGTGCTCGGCGAACTCGATCGGTTCGCGCAGCAGCATCAGCGTGACGGCGATGGGCTTGCGTTGGCGAGCGCATTACACCAGTTGTTGCGGCGAGTGGCGCGCCAACACGATGCGCAGGCTGCGCGACAACGCGGCGACGCCTGGCGGCGGACGCTGGCGCGGGTGCCGGTCGATACCGCCACGCTGCAGCAGCTGCTGGCGCTGGACCGGCAGGTCTATCGACCACCCGCACCGTTCGACCATGCGGCCAGCGTGATGGCCGTGAGGTCGTGGCTGCGACTGGCGTTGAAGCCGGCGAACTGGAAGCCAGCCGCGACGGAGCGCGCCGATGCCTGA
- a CDS encoding DUF58 domain-containing protein has protein sequence MNAVAPHRADGDGRSRVALAELIALRARVGRVRMAPLLSRAARSGQQSSRLYGRGMDYAESRVYQAGDDVRRLDWRLTARSGKLHTKLFQEDREGCLLILLDTHASMRFGTRARFKSVQAARAAAAAAWYAVRAGERVGAMAFGHADQLLRPEAGPRGALAVCGALAEWDAQPASDRIEPLSDALARASRVLHGASRVLLVSDGFSCDASARQRLLDLGRHAGVSVLVVADALELAPAPPGRYPLEHAGERCEVLLQSERQRSDFQRALGAGPARLGELAQSLGLRWNSIDTAADAFDAVSGLLGARRPTR, from the coding sequence GTGAACGCCGTCGCGCCACACCGTGCGGATGGCGACGGCCGCAGCCGGGTCGCACTGGCCGAACTGATCGCACTGCGCGCGCGGGTCGGCCGCGTGCGCATGGCGCCGCTGCTCAGCCGTGCCGCGCGCAGCGGTCAGCAGTCCAGCCGTCTATACGGCCGCGGCATGGACTACGCCGAGTCGCGCGTCTACCAGGCCGGCGACGACGTGCGCCGGCTCGACTGGCGGCTCACCGCGCGCAGCGGCAAGCTGCACACCAAACTGTTCCAGGAAGATCGCGAAGGCTGCCTGCTGATCCTGCTCGACACTCACGCCAGTATGCGCTTCGGCACCCGCGCGCGTTTCAAGTCGGTGCAGGCGGCGCGCGCCGCCGCCGCCGCCGCGTGGTACGCGGTGCGCGCCGGCGAGCGGGTCGGGGCGATGGCGTTCGGCCACGCCGACCAGCTGCTGCGGCCGGAGGCCGGGCCGCGCGGTGCCTTGGCGGTGTGCGGCGCGCTGGCCGAATGGGATGCGCAGCCCGCGTCCGATCGGATCGAGCCGTTGTCCGATGCGCTGGCCCGCGCCAGTCGCGTGCTGCATGGTGCCAGCCGCGTGCTGCTGGTCAGCGACGGATTCAGCTGCGATGCATCGGCGCGGCAGCGCCTGCTTGACCTTGGCCGGCATGCCGGGGTCAGCGTGCTGGTGGTGGCCGATGCACTGGAACTGGCGCCGGCCCCGCCGGGACGCTATCCGCTGGAACATGCCGGCGAACGCTGCGAAGTGTTGTTGCAGTCCGAGCGTCAGCGCAGCGATTTCCAGCGGGCGCTGGGTGCCGGTCCGGCGCGGCTGGGCGAGCTGGCGCAGTCGCTGGGCCTGCGCTGGAACAGCATCGACACCGCCGCCGATGCGTTCGATGCGGTCAGCGGCCTGCTCGGCGCGCGGAGGCCGACGCGATGA
- a CDS encoding MoxR family ATPase — MDMPETSTPTRLQQSFVQLRDDLQQCIIGQPHLIDCLLVALLADGHLLVEGAPGLAKTTAVKALAARIEADFHRVQFTPDLLPADLTGTDVFRPQSGSFEFERGPLFHNIVLADEINRAPAKVQSALLEAMAEQQITVGRRTWPLPELFMVMATQNPIEQEGTFTLPEAQLDRFLMHVTIGYPDAVAELAILKLARGQASRRAHPVAAPPALLSQADVFAARDAAMAVHMAPALEEYLTQLVLATRDAGRYGPELKRWIAWGGSPRATIALDRCSRAQAWLAGRDYVLPEDVHAIAHEVLRHRVLLSYEAEAEGVRPDQVIDRLLDLVPLP, encoded by the coding sequence ATGGATATGCCCGAAACCTCAACGCCGACTCGCCTGCAGCAGTCGTTCGTGCAACTGCGCGACGACCTGCAGCAATGCATCATCGGCCAGCCGCATTTGATCGACTGCCTGCTGGTGGCCTTGCTGGCCGACGGTCACCTGCTGGTCGAGGGTGCGCCGGGCCTGGCCAAGACCACGGCGGTGAAGGCGCTGGCGGCGCGCATCGAGGCGGACTTCCATCGCGTGCAGTTCACCCCCGACCTGCTGCCGGCCGACCTCACCGGCACCGACGTGTTCCGCCCGCAGTCCGGCAGCTTCGAGTTCGAGCGCGGCCCGCTGTTCCACAACATCGTCCTGGCCGACGAGATCAACCGTGCGCCGGCCAAGGTGCAGTCCGCGCTGCTGGAGGCGATGGCCGAGCAGCAGATCACCGTCGGCCGCCGCACCTGGCCGCTGCCCGAGTTGTTCATGGTGATGGCGACGCAAAACCCGATCGAGCAGGAAGGCACGTTCACCCTGCCGGAGGCCCAGCTCGATCGCTTCCTGATGCACGTGACGATCGGTTATCCGGATGCGGTCGCCGAGCTGGCGATCCTCAAGCTGGCGCGCGGCCAGGCCAGTCGCCGCGCTCATCCCGTCGCCGCGCCGCCGGCGTTGCTGAGCCAGGCCGACGTGTTCGCCGCGCGCGATGCGGCGATGGCGGTGCACATGGCGCCGGCGCTGGAGGAATACCTGACCCAGCTGGTGCTGGCCACCCGCGACGCCGGCCGCTACGGTCCCGAGCTGAAGCGCTGGATCGCCTGGGGCGGCAGTCCGCGCGCCACCATCGCGCTGGACCGCTGCTCGCGCGCGCAGGCGTGGCTGGCCGGTCGCGATTACGTGCTGCCGGAAGACGTGCACGCGATCGCCCACGAAGTGCTGCGCCATCGCGTGCTGCTCAGCTACGAAGCGGAAGCCGAGGGCGTGCGGCCGGACCAGGTGATCGACCGCCTGCTGGATCTCGTGCCGCTGCCGTGA
- a CDS encoding type IV pilus secretin PilQ, protein MRHASRYMLMGLLIAGATWASAAMAATTTLKNISYDALPGGSVELHMDFGDGPVPQPKIFTTGNPPRIAVDFADTDNAAPRHLDIGKGSTSGVSAVSAGGRTRVVVELMRESSYRSRVEGNSLVLTVNNGSTDQSVTTASTIDPTKALPSSSAGPAISNIDFRRGPNGEGRVLIDFSGSGANAEMTRKGDKVLVTVDHANLPANLAQRLDTLDFATPVQSIVTRAGNGGGARMEIAVKGDVETSAYQTADQYVVEVAPKKADAKDAKLAKLGQEPSYSGKRVTFNFQDIPVRSALQLIADISGLNLVASDSVGGSVTLRLVNVPWDQALDVILRAKSLDKRRNGNVVWVAPQAELAKYEQDVADAKLKAQDTAELVTDYVPISYGKAADIATLLTSGSKQGGGGASGGNTQRGFLSPRGSVSFDERTNTLLLNDTPEKIRQLRELIAVLDKPVQQVLIESRIVVASDDFTRELGAKFGVNGRVNNTEFQNAATATPALTAGIGGGNVTSGGLNVNLPVNPAAGTFGLAILGANYAIDLELSAAQTEGRGEVISSPRVITANQQEAVIRQGQEIGYVTFQNSAGSGAGSGTATVQFKDAVLELKVTPTITADNRVYLMINVKKDALAGYVDAPGSGKIPTIDTREINTSVLVDNGQTVVLGGIYEINKSNTMTKVPGLGDIPGIGILFRKTSRTNTKAELLIFVTPRILSDTLQ, encoded by the coding sequence ATGCGCCATGCGAGCCGTTACATGTTGATGGGCCTGCTGATCGCCGGCGCCACCTGGGCCAGCGCCGCGATGGCAGCCACCACCACGCTGAAGAACATCAGCTACGACGCACTGCCTGGCGGCAGCGTCGAACTGCACATGGACTTCGGCGATGGCCCGGTGCCGCAGCCGAAGATCTTCACCACCGGCAACCCGCCGCGCATCGCGGTCGACTTCGCCGACACCGACAACGCGGCCCCGCGTCATCTGGACATCGGCAAGGGCTCGACCTCCGGCGTATCCGCGGTATCGGCCGGCGGACGCACCCGCGTGGTGGTCGAGCTGATGCGCGAGTCGAGCTACCGCTCGCGCGTCGAAGGCAACAGCCTGGTGCTGACCGTCAACAACGGCAGCACGGACCAGTCCGTGACCACCGCGTCCACGATCGACCCGACCAAGGCCTTGCCGTCGTCATCGGCCGGTCCAGCCATCTCCAACATCGACTTCCGTCGCGGCCCGAACGGCGAAGGCCGCGTGCTGATCGACTTCAGCGGCAGCGGCGCGAATGCCGAAATGACCCGCAAGGGCGACAAGGTCTTAGTCACCGTCGACCACGCGAACCTGCCGGCCAACCTCGCCCAGCGCCTGGATACGCTGGACTTCGCCACGCCGGTGCAGTCCATCGTCACGCGCGCCGGCAACGGCGGCGGTGCGCGCATGGAAATCGCGGTCAAGGGCGACGTCGAGACTTCGGCCTACCAGACGGCCGACCAGTACGTGGTCGAAGTGGCGCCGAAGAAAGCCGACGCCAAGGACGCCAAGCTGGCCAAGCTGGGCCAGGAGCCGAGCTACAGCGGCAAGCGCGTCACTTTCAACTTCCAGGATATCCCGGTGCGTTCGGCGCTGCAGCTGATCGCGGACATCTCCGGCCTCAACCTGGTCGCCTCCGACAGCGTCGGCGGCAGCGTCACCCTGCGCCTGGTCAACGTGCCGTGGGATCAGGCGCTGGACGTGATCCTGCGCGCCAAGAGCCTGGACAAGCGCCGCAACGGCAACGTGGTGTGGGTCGCGCCGCAGGCCGAGCTGGCCAAGTACGAACAGGACGTGGCCGACGCCAAGCTGAAGGCGCAGGACACCGCCGAGCTGGTCACCGACTACGTACCGATCAGCTACGGCAAGGCGGCCGATATTGCCACGCTGCTGACCAGCGGCAGCAAGCAGGGCGGTGGCGGCGCCAGCGGCGGCAACACCCAGCGCGGCTTCCTGTCGCCGCGTGGCAGCGTGTCGTTCGACGAGCGCACCAACACGCTGCTGCTCAACGACACGCCCGAGAAGATCCGGCAGCTGCGCGAACTGATCGCGGTGCTGGACAAGCCGGTGCAGCAGGTGCTGATCGAGTCGCGCATCGTGGTCGCCAGCGACGACTTCACCCGCGAGCTGGGCGCCAAGTTCGGCGTCAACGGCCGGGTCAACAACACCGAGTTCCAGAACGCCGCCACGGCCACGCCGGCGCTGACTGCCGGCATCGGCGGCGGCAACGTGACCTCGGGCGGCCTCAACGTGAACCTGCCGGTCAATCCGGCGGCCGGCACCTTCGGTCTGGCCATCCTCGGCGCCAACTACGCGATAGACCTGGAGCTCTCCGCGGCGCAGACCGAGGGTCGCGGCGAGGTGATCTCCAGCCCGCGCGTGATTACCGCCAACCAGCAGGAAGCGGTGATCCGCCAGGGCCAGGAAATCGGCTACGTCACGTTCCAGAACAGCGCCGGCAGCGGCGCCGGCAGCGGCACCGCCACGGTGCAGTTCAAGGACGCCGTGCTGGAGCTGAAGGTGACCCCGACGATCACCGCCGACAACCGCGTCTACCTGATGATCAACGTCAAGAAGGACGCGCTGGCCGGCTACGTGGATGCGCCGGGCAGCGGCAAGATCCCGACCATCGACACCCGCGAGATCAACACCTCGGTGCTGGTCGACAACGGGCAGACCGTGGTGCTGGGCGGCATCTACGAGATCAACAAGTCCAACACCATGACCAAGGTTCCCGGCCTGGGCGACATTCCCGGCATTGGGATACTGTTCCGCAAGACATCGCGGACCAATACCAAGGCCGAGCTGCTGATCTTCGTGACGCCGCGCATCCTCAGCGACACGTTGCAGTAA
- a CDS encoding pilus assembly protein PilP codes for MNKLTAIKPTRVARLLLMLAAVLVLAGCTRGMSDLRTWVAQEKAKKGAPIQPLPVIKTFETFKYDDQDRRDPFSPSTAELENNSATSGPRPDANRAKQPLELFALDSLKMVGTVGTGAGMEVLVKDPGGVIHRVHVNEYMGQNYGHITAISEDHIDLVELVSNGNGGWMERPASIALDAK; via the coding sequence ATGAACAAGTTGACTGCCATCAAGCCGACCCGCGTGGCGCGTCTGTTGCTGATGCTGGCTGCCGTGCTGGTGTTGGCCGGTTGTACCCGCGGCATGTCCGACCTGCGCACCTGGGTCGCCCAGGAAAAGGCCAAGAAGGGCGCGCCGATCCAGCCGTTGCCGGTGATCAAGACGTTCGAGACGTTCAAGTACGACGACCAGGACCGGCGTGATCCGTTCAGCCCGAGCACGGCCGAGCTGGAGAACAACAGCGCCACCAGCGGCCCGCGGCCCGATGCCAACCGCGCCAAGCAGCCGCTGGAGCTGTTCGCGCTGGACAGCCTGAAGATGGTCGGCACGGTCGGTACCGGTGCGGGCATGGAGGTACTGGTCAAGGACCCGGGTGGTGTGATCCATCGAGTCCATGTCAACGAATACATGGGCCAGAACTACGGGCACATCACGGCGATCAGCGAGGACCATATCGATCTGGTCGAGCTGGTATCCAACGGGAATGGTGGCTGGATGGAACGTCCGGCCAGCATCGCGCTTGACGCGAAATAG
- the pilO gene encoding type 4a pilus biogenesis protein PilO, whose translation MSFINDIQNLDRNNVGGWPQSVKIFFTVLLLGFVLLVGWYFFVSDQQDSLNTLVGKENQLKQEFSTKQAKSVNLEALQQQLDEMQDMLRQLLRQLPSKTEMPELLIDISQTAQSAGLETELFQPGPETPKDFYAEKPITLRMTGTYHQFGAFISGVASLPRVVILTLHDVSLTPKTPSKGDGTSSGQLVLQGTVKTYRYLDDEESSTAGAGKKAGGAK comes from the coding sequence ATGAGTTTCATCAACGATATCCAGAACCTCGACCGCAACAACGTCGGCGGCTGGCCGCAATCGGTCAAGATCTTCTTCACCGTCCTGCTGCTGGGCTTCGTACTGCTGGTGGGCTGGTACTTCTTCGTCAGCGACCAGCAGGACAGCCTGAATACGCTGGTCGGCAAGGAAAACCAGCTCAAGCAGGAGTTCTCCACCAAGCAGGCCAAGTCGGTCAACCTGGAGGCGCTGCAACAGCAACTCGACGAGATGCAGGACATGCTGCGCCAGCTGCTGCGCCAGCTGCCCAGCAAGACCGAAATGCCCGAACTGCTGATCGACATCTCGCAGACCGCGCAGTCCGCCGGCCTGGAGACCGAGCTGTTCCAGCCCGGCCCGGAAACCCCGAAGGACTTCTACGCGGAGAAGCCGATCACGTTGCGCATGACCGGCACCTACCACCAGTTCGGCGCGTTCATCAGCGGCGTGGCGTCGTTGCCGCGGGTGGTGATCCTGACCCTGCATGACGTCTCGCTGACGCCGAAAACGCCCAGCAAGGGCGATGGCACCTCGAGCGGCCAGCTGGTCCTGCAGGGCACCGTGAAGACCTACCGTTATCTGGATGACGAAGAGAGCTCCACTGCTGGCGCCGGCAAGAAGGCGGGGGGCGCGAAATGA